The nucleotide sequence GAGATTTCGTGCATTGTGGGCCTTGTATTTGTGTTACAAACTTCTAATTTTGGTTTAATTCTTGAGTATAGCTAGAAATTAGGTACATCCAGAGGACGATATACTTTTGAAAGTATCAAAGTCTTCTAGAGAAAGATTTCTGTGAAATGTTATATGCCACTTCAGCTATACTGTCCACCATTGCAAACCCCTTTCCAAGTGCACTGACCTAAAAAATGGGGTAAGAGAGGCCTATAAGAAAGTGATCATTCCTTTATTCATCCTCTGGGCAAGACTGAGTGTCAGGAGAAATTTAAGGAAAGatagggaagggtaagctgtgacaaagcgagagagaggcatggacatatatacactaccaaatgtaaggtagatagctagtggaaagcagctgcatagcacagggagatcagctcggtgctttatgagcacctggaggggtgggatagggagggggagggagggagacgcaagagggaagagatatgggaacatacgtatatgtataactgattcactttgttataaagcagaaactaacacaccattgtaaagcaattatactccaataaagatgttaaaaaataataataaataaataaaagacatcaactaaccgccaaaaaaaaaaaaaagatggggtgTCTTTGCTCCTAAAACGTAAACTCTGgatgagaaactgaaaaaaaaaaaattaaaacacataaataaCAATATAAGATTTTGAAAAGCAATTCCATACTTTATAGATGGTGTAGTGACACTGGAGGGTACACATGGTGTaatattaaatgggaaaaaaaaaacaaaacagggagttccctggcagtccagtggttaggacttcttgctttcactgctggagcccaggttcagtccctggtcagggaactaagattgcacaagctgtgcagcgtggccaaaaaagaaaaaaaaagcacacaaccATAAAAAGTTACTCTTAATTATACATAAATAGTCCCacaaaaaatgttctaaagtttaTAATACCATCTCCAGCTAAGGAACTacatattatctttatttttgcattatactttctgatttccaaaatgaacatgtattttatagtcagaaaaaaattagtgaaatataaaattttttaaatttgatattttttaaaatatttatttattttatttttatttatttagctgctccggatcttagttgcagcacacgggatctttagttgcggcatgtggactcttagttgcagcatgcgtgcaggatctagttccctgaccagggatcaagctcGGGCCCCCTGAACTgggagcgctgagtcttaaccactggaccaccagggaagtcccataacatGGATTGTTAAGGCAATACATTATAAAGATCAAGAGAGTGGTTCAGTGGATAAAGTAATCTCTCCTGAACTGTAGTGGGTGGCCCTAGGACAGGGTCCTGGAGAATCAATAGAAtttaggaagagagggaggaataaGAACATTCTTCATAGATGGAACTGTATGAGAAAAAACACACAGTGAAAAATCTTGAATTGTATTAACCTGTTTAACAGAAGTAGAGCTGTTTTTCAGTTGAGTAGtgagataaaattaaaaagttaagttGAGGAAGTCCTGGAATGGTAGTCTAAATATTTAGCTTTAATCATAAAGCCAGTGGGGAAACATTTAAAGTGTTTGAACAGAAAGATTAAAGTAGTGTTTTTAGAAAATTCTGGAAGGCAACAGGATTGGAGACAGGAACACCAACCATAATTACACTACAAAGTTGTATGTGTACTTTGACTGCAACTACAATcgaacacgggtttgaactgcccGAGTCCACTTAAAGTCagatatttttcagtaaatacatatTATAGTACTACACAAgccgcagttggttgaatctgttgATGCAGAACCATGTGTACAGAACACCAACTGTaaaattatacatggattttcaactgcacaggGATCAGCACCCCTAaaccctgtgttgttcaagggtcaagtgtgtatttattatttttaataaatttttatttatttattttatttatttatttaggctgcgttgggtcttcgttgtgcgtgggctttctgtagttgcgacGAGCAGGCTCTCATtaacggtggcttctcttgttgcggagcacgggctctaggcacgcaggcatgcggtggcatgagggcttcagtagttgtggtgcacgggcttagttgctcctaggcatgtgggatcttcccagaccagggatcgaacccgtgtccgctgcattggcaggcagattcttaactactgcgccaccagggaagtcccaagggccaattgtatattttaaagtgaaatctgaaaaaagcaaaattatcaaaatagaaaaaaataataaatgcaaccTGTTTTGaaggaaatgtttaaagaaatgtaccaaaatgttaatggtaGGTGTATTTTGGTGATaggaagatagattttttttagctacttttctgaacttttcacatgttgttgttattgttaagcATGTACTACTTTTGAGTTGGAAAAGTAAATTAACCAGAATGTTAAATATGTCACAGCTCAAGGGTATATGTTTTGGACAACCAGACTTATTTTCAGACATATGTCAGTTTACCAGGAAATTAGCCAGATTTTGAACATTAGCCATATTGCATGTGGGTGTGCCATATGGGTGTGCTGACCTTAAAATGGGAAACAGCCAGAGTATGTTCTTCAGCCAGTTAACTCTGCTTGGCGGCATCTCATGTATAATTTAAGCTGAATACCAAATGGCCTACTTATCACTCTGTATTCTCGGTGCAGACATTTTATCAGCAGAGGGTTTTGAAACAACCAGCCTCTTTTTTCCTCAGTGGTAGCAGGATGAGATTCTGTTGTTGAGCCACTGGAATTAGGTTAGGTTACTGTTAACACACAGGAAGCAAAAGATAAGTAAATGAATTTAACCTGGTTTGGCAGATAGACACAGGACCACATGGCCTATTTCTGTCTTCTAGAAATTTGATCACATTGGTATGGATATGTCTCTGACAGTTCTGTAAACCATCCACAACTTCAGTGGAGAAATACCCAAACACTAAAGAAGCAGCTAAAGtacttgagtttttttttctgttaagagcTTTTCTGATGAGCATCTTATGTGTTagctttgctttctgtttttccgGTTTCTAGGCAGTAGTAATGTTGGGGACACACTCCCCACTGGGCAGCTGTCCAACATCCCATGGCGCCGAGCAGGGGTAAAGTACACAAACAATGAAGCCTATTTTGATGTCGTTGAAGAAATAGATGCAATTATAGATAAATCAGGTAATTGTGTGCATATTATCTTATCAGGGAAAAAACAGTTCAGCTGACATAAGCTGAATAGAAAACCGAAATCCCTTGGCAGTATGCATTTCAGTGGAAAAGCATTCATTTTCAAATCTGTTTATTTTGTCCAGAGGttacatattattttcataacCTCTAGTTGAGAAATGCCAAACCTTTGTAAATCAGATCTAATGCCACCTTACTTTAAGCCAGTTATTACCCTATATTCATTTCCATCTTGCCATTTATTCAGTTTAATATTTGTTGTATATCTACTATGCACCATACTTTTTGCTACCAGTTTATCTGCAGTCCTTCTAGTAAAGACCCCAGACTAAAGAGCAGTACTGTATTAGAACCATAACGTTTTATTAAAAACATCTAGTCCAACCCTCACATTTTATACAAGgcgaaactgaggcttagaagagTTAAGTAatctgttcaaggtcacacagctagttggtGTGTGAATATGAGTTACTGTGAATTATAGACACTGTCtctacagtgagtgccctttttattataaaattccattttatggaaTAATAGCTGTACTATTAAAGAATAATGGCtcttatttcttaaaagttaacagCTAGCTTAGTCCATTTCATTAGAAGCTtggctaattttattttaaatattttaactttgatttattgttaaagtattttaaataaaattagccAAGTTTCTAATGAAATGGACTAAGCTAGctgttaacttttaagaaataggagccattacaaacaataaatgctggagagggtgtggagaaaagggaaccctcttacactgttggtgggaatgtaaattgatacagccactatggaaaacagtatggaggttccttaaaatactaaaactagaactaccatacgacccagcaatcccactactgggcatataccctgagaaaaccataattcaaaaagagtcatgtaccacaatgttcattgcagcactatttacaatagccaggacatggaagcaacctaagtgtccatcgacagatgaatggataaagaagatgtgtggtacatatatacaatggaatattactcggccataaaaatgaatgaaattgaactatttgtagtgaggtggatggatctagagtctgtcatacagagtgaagtaagtcagaaagagaaaaacaaataccatatgctaacacatatatggaatctaaaaaaaaaaaaaatggtcattaaaatattttaattttgaaaacaaaaacactaatttgaaaagatacatgcaccccagtgttcatagcattatttacaattgccaagatatggaatcaacctaagtgtttatcaacagatgaatggataaagaagatgtatacacagtggaatactactcagccataaaaaagaaagaaattttgctatttgcagcaatacggatggacttggaggtcattatgctaagtgaaataagccagataaagaaaaatactgtacgatatcacttatgtatggaatctaaaaaaatacaacgaACTATTGAATTTAACAGAAaagaagactcacagatatagagaacaaattagtggttaccattgtggggtggggtgggagaatgGGAGATACAAACTGTTGGATGTAAGAGAAGCTCAAGAATGTATTGTACAAtgcagggaatatagctaatgttttataataactgtaaatgaaaagtaacctttaaaaattgaataaattttttttaattttaaaaatcactggaaaaaaatattttaacttcatATCCAGCAGTCTTACAAAGTAGACGCTATAAAGATAGGGACAGGTTTGATTTTCCTTAGAATTATCATATTCTAACCAGAGATAGGTATAGGCCATGGCACTCAGTAAAGAAGCTATCTGAACTAGTGTAATGGGTCCTCTGTCCACTAACCTTTTAATAGATGTGCAAAGCTTCAGTATGTCTGACACCCAGGAGATATGTCCATTACTTCAGATACAGTGATAGCTCTAGTAAAGATGCAGATTCCAGTGATGTTAtcacctttatttctttctttaggaTCTACAGTCTTTGCAGAAATTCAGGGGGTAATTGATGCTTGCATTAAGCTATCTGGAATGCCtgacctttccctttctttcatgGTAAGTTTTCTCCTGTTTTGTAGCTCCTTGCAAGCCTAATACATGTGAAGTactaaatgaaatgataaatacTGAGACATGTTTGTTTTAGATTGCAAAGGATTATCTAAGAAATATTCCTAACACAGCTTCCAAAGACAGTAGCTTACATGATGAGCATTGCCTTTATGGAAAGGCTGAGGAGGGGTCTTTGCCTCTGAGTATGCTAGAAGTAGCTTAAATGGCTGGCTGGCATCTGCAAATGTGCGGTGCTACTTTTCCTGAATTATTACATGCTTTGTTGATATGAAAGGGCATTGATCTTTTGCATCATTTTAGATACAGCATGATACACTACTAAGAACCATAAAGAGAACTGAGCTCTGATGCTATCTCTGCCTCTAACTTGTCCTGACCCTGagctctttgaacctcagttttttcatctatgaaatggaaatgaTACCACTCACATTTTCTACCTCATGGTtattgaaattcaaataaaataatgtatataaaatacttgCAGACTTTAAAGCATTGTGAAACTAAAGTTGTGTTGATGTGATCATAACAAACTCTTACATGACTGCTATATCTTGATGAAGCATATAATTTCTCATAGTATCTGAATTAGAGTTACAATATTcattatactttataaatatgGTTGTCTTCTGTTTCCCTGGCAGAACCCGAGGCTTCTAGATGATGTCAGCTTCCACCCCTGCATCCGGTTCAAGCGTTGGGAATCTGAAAGGGTTTTGTCATTTATTCCTCCAGATGGAAACTTCCGACTCATATCATATCGTGTCAGCTCACAAAAGTATGTTGATGCATCAATCAGAATCTCCTGTCAAATATCAGTGTACTGCATAGAACTCACTTTTCCCTGTTTCATTCTGACAAGTTGGGTACTTGAATTCATCATTGCTCCCTTTAGCCACTGCTCACCAGGAGACCCAGGAAGAACTGGTGAAAATGTGTGTCTAACATAATCAGTATACTTTGAATCTTAAGAGTACAGAGTAGTAGTAAATTAGACTgtagtaaaaatatatatctgagaGCAAGCATTTTGGACCATGCATAACCTGGGCAAAACCGTAAACCCATACCATAATTTTACTGTGGTCTGTGGACGTCATGGCTGATAGAAGGAGACAGACTTACCTGTAGCTCTCCAGGACATTCTTCAACTAACTGGCTTGAAGTTACTCTTCTCTGCAGTGAAGTTTAAATGAATGATTTAGCATCGTGAGTTGTAGCTGGTTTGTCCCTTGAAAATATCAGAAAGTATTTTGGGTAACATCAGAACAGGACTTAAAAGCAGAGGAATTGTTTCTTGGCCCTTACCACATAAAAACTGATTTATTtagtttgtataattttaaattatctttctatgggatcttatttcatttctttaaactaGGGCTGTTTGCCCCAATTGCTTATACTATAATTAAGCTTCAGATTTCTATCTTGATTTGTATACTTACTGCTCAGAAATTGTATAATTCCTAGCGGAGTGTTTCCAGAACACTGTGCTATACTCAACCTGCTCTGGTACACATACTCAGTCTGCAGTTCTGGGGGTATAGGATACTCTGGACTGAGGTTTTCAGGCCACCTCTGGAACTCACACTATTAATTGTATGTTTTTGTGGttgtgtctttctttctctttttagtctAGTGGCAATACCAGTGTATGTGAAACATAGCATCAGTTTTAAGGAGAACAGTTCTTGTGGTAGATTTGATATTACAATTGGACCAAAGCAAAATATGGGGAAAACTATTGAAGGAATCACAGTGACAGTTCACATGCCAAAGGTTGTGTTGAATATGAACCTGACACCAACACAAGGCAGCTATACTTTTGATCCAGTTACCAAGGTACAGCCACCTAAAATCAAGAGTGAGCAAGTGTTTCTGCAATCTTTATTTTGTGCTTTGGGGATGTGGGGGGACAGAGGAAAGGGTCTAATGTCTTGGTTAAAATTGAAGTTCCTAACAAAACCTGGAATGCATATTGTGCTGTGCTTCTGCCACTGCCTGAAGAGGGAATCCTGCATCTGCTGCTGAGTCGACAAACAGAAGTGAgactcattctttcttccttcagagTCTGCCTTTACCTATCCATTGATAATCCAGAGATTCACTCACTCTTCAGTGAGGAAGATGTCTCATAGAAGCCTGTGATATAAATTTTGTCTTCCTTTAACAAACAAGGAAACTAAAGCTCtgaggtcaagtgacttgctcaaggtcacacagctagttagaggCAAGGTTGGGATTCGAACCTAAGGCTATCtggtaaactttttaaaaagagaaaagcattatGTGGATATAATGATCTATTAATTGTTAATAGATATTATAATCTATTAATTGCTAAATTTTCTGTAGAGATTAagacctttctcttcctttctaatttaaaAGCATTGTTTCATACTCTTCCACAGAGGATGTTGGCTAGGAAAGCTGCCTTCTCACCCTACATATATTTGCCTCTAGCAGAAGGATTTCAGAGAAATTGTAAAAgatgatttttctctctgcttcctgcttgggtaaaaaatgattcttttctTCAGTAGAGTCATTGAGCTACCTGGTAAATGcaaagggttttcttttttttcttttttttttttttagtaaaatcaTTGAATGTTAAAGATCATCTAATCCAATACTGAGGATTTGAAGAATCTCCCCAGAGACCACACAGGGATGAGAAGTGAAGGGGGAGCTCCAGATCCCTGGCCCTTCACCCCAGCTTCAAACATAATAGCTTCTTTCTCATCTGTTACTGAGCTTCCTCACTAAAGATTTCATTTGAACAAAGGGTTCCATcactaaaagtttaaaaacaccaATTTAGGCCCATCTTCTTATTTTATGGAGAAATAAACttaggcccagagataaacagtAAAGGTGGTATAGTGGAAAGAACATTTGATACCAGAGAGCtgtaggttcaaatcccagccttgCCTCtaactagccatgtgaccttgagcaagtcatttgacctcagagctttagtttcctcatttgttaagACAAAATTTACATTACAGGTGTCTATGAGACAGCATATGAATAGTGCTAAGCACAGTGCTAAATCCAAAAGTAGATGCTTAACAAACATTGATTCTCTACCCTCACTCTCCATTCAGAGTCACAGAACTAATTAGTGATAAAACTCAGTGGAAATCCCAGGTCTGTTTCCAAGACACTGTGCTTTATTTTGTACAGAAGTTTATGGTGTCTTTGCACCTTGTCTTTGAACATATGTCTTTAATAAATAGTtcagaatgtttttgttttttatgtctttttaaggTACTAACGTGGGATGTGGGAAAAATCACTCCACAAAAGCTCCCTAGTCTTAAAGGACTGGTAAATTTACAATCTGGAGCACCCAAGCCAGAAGAGAATCCAAGCCTCAACATACAGTTCAAGATCCAGCAGCTTGCCATTTCAGGTAAGGAGAAATTTGACTTGTGTTTAAGGGTAATTGAGTTTTGCTGAGGTCAGCTACTAGGATCTTAGAAGGGTTACTGACATTCCGTCTCTACAAAGAGCAACAGCTCCAGTATGCCTTTCACTTTGTGCTATGGGTACAGTGATTTTGGAGAGCACCTTATTTCACACAGCTTCCCTTCACCCCTACCCTCATTCAAGCACAAAGAAAGGAGTCATTCATTCTCACAGAAAGTAGAATTATCCTTAAAAGACACTGCTTGTCCACATGGGAATCTGAACTAAAACCATATTTCCATAGTGCTATAATCTGTGAATGGTAGAAGACACATTGCTTCCAAATGGTGACAAGCACACTGGTTAATGTCACATTTACTGTGTAGTAAACTCTATTTGCTAAGCAAATATTGTATTGGTTGGTGTGACCAGGATAGTAATTTATTCCTTTCCTTACCTATTCTTTTTGACACAGGCTTAAAAGTAAACCGCTTGGACATGTATGGGGAGAAATATAAGCCATTTAAAGGAGTCAAATATGTCACGAAAGCTGGAAAGTTCCAAGTGAGGACATGAGAAGAGGCCAGAATTCCTCAAGATATGTTTGTTTTCCAAGTGTCATTACAGTTTATTACCATTAGGTACCAATTGGATGGGAATACATATTCTAGTTAAAGCATTTGTGTCAAGCCACACACCGCTAACAGAGTTGCTTAGTAATCAATGTAGGGTTCTTAAGTAGCTTTAAGCTAAGGAAACTTCTGAATGACTTAGCTTATTTGTATCTTGTCACCTAGGATGATTTTAGAGGTGATTTCCTCCATAGGGAGACACCAGCTGGAGGCTGCATATTTTAACAGTCAAGGCAAAAGTCTACAGTGATAACCTCTCTCCTAAAACAAGTGAGCTGGTCTCAGCAGGAGCTATCTTAGTCTGTAATGTCATGTATCAAGTGCAGCCAAATGtcacacttgatcttagccatcCCAAATCTTCTGTCCCAACAGAGGAaaaattcctcccaccccaagaAGTTTACAGAAAACTGCCTCTTCAAGTGTTTGCCTTATTCAGCTTTTCACTTATGCCATTAAGCAAGCACTGTAGCAAAAGCCACTCCACATGGCCCTGGCAGGGAGCACTGCTGCTCCATGCTCCATTCTCACTGTACttggtattgtattttttataaataagatttttatgTAAAGCTCAGATTTTGATTTATAGGGATTGCTTGCTGCAGTAAGTACCATTTCAGTTTTGTGCCACTTGGTTCAGCTGTTAGCACAGTAAAAATGATTTGTATCAAAGGGGTGAATGCTTTAAGGTAATAAAAGGAACACTACTTCTGCTTTTAGGAAGTTATTGCAAGCACAAGCATTTGAGATTTTAAGCAAATTAATGTAGTAAAAGAGAAACTTAAGTGAACCTTTGCCATCTTCATGTTTTATAAAGCTTATCCAACACCACTTAAAACCAGTCAGCCTAAAGGCCTCATGCCCTAGTTCagctaaaggaagaaaatgtgccTGCCTCACTGttgtcaatcttttttttttttttttcttaaatcttttatCTCTGTTGTTGTTCTTAAGAGTTTCAACTTGTCTACACTCCTTGTCTTCAGGGGAACTCCCTTTTCATATTGTGTGCTTCCCAAGGCTATAGTCAATAGATTCCTTCCTGAAACTATTGTTGTAACTGTCACTGGAGTACTTAAATGTCTCTACTGTACTGACAAAGTACATTATAATGAGGCAGAAACAAAATCCTCAGTAACATTGATAAACCTGTATTGATCTTCATGGTTGGCAAGTCAGTCCACAGTTGTTATCATTTAACTTGATTGACTTAGAAGTCCTTGCCCAGTTATTTTGCTTCATTAGACATGAAGAATGGAGAAAGTTAAGGTGTAAGTTCTTGCTCTTGCtattagttttctttgtgactccattcttttcattgtcAACTTATCCCTTACCCTTATCATGCTAATCGTAGCCCTTACACTCATCCCATTCTGCTGTCAGGGCTAGTGGTTGGTGCTGGTACAGGGAGCCCACTGTACAGCAGCATTCTTACCTTTGCCTGCCTAGGGCACCCAGCCTGCCTTTCATCTAATAGGAGAGGTTACTTTTTGCAACTTAGTAATTTCTAGGGTAACCAATATCAGCTTGGCAGCTAAAATTAAGATGTTGCCAAATATTTATTCCCTTTGCCTAAGATTGGTTACCCAGTTcaaatgcttttcattttaatgtcttcCTCTTCAAAGTTCATACCTCAAAAGAGCAATCAatacatttgcttttctttctgcagAATCCCTAATCTCAATCATCCATATATGGactaattttctttctgtgctaTCTTCTCATATACAAGCAGATTGTATTCCAAGAGTCCCTTCTTCTAGCAATTTCTGCTAAAACTTCCAAGTAGACTGTTTCCTTTTACAAttaaattattgtatttattaatttgattGAATCCAGTAAGTCCTTTCTCTAGCTCTGGCTACACTGTcaataaaaagatgaaagcaaCAAGTTGATTTTTTAGCTTGACTGTTAATTCAGCATTCTCAGCTGGGCATGCCACAGTGTTAGGGCAGGCTGAACACGGTCACATTTTACTCTGCCTCATCACACAAGGTGTGAGGGTTGTTGCAGAGCACTTCCAAGTGCTCCTCTCTTGACCTCAGCCTTATATATTTTCTCTAACCATCACCCTTTTAGCCACAGACTGAATAATAAGTGATCAAAGCTACTCTCCGTACCACCACGTACTAATAACAAAGATCCATGAATTCTTAGTAGTAGTGAAATATTTTCAAGCATAGAATTCCAGATAATTCCAGGATAGCCTCATTTTCTAAATTCTTAAAGGAGTATAACCCAAAAGCTCATTTTCTGCATAAAGGAGTCACCATCATTTTATTCAAAGGGAGTTCATGTGATGGGTTCATTCCTTAAGTGCTGCTATAGAAGAACCTTGGAAAATACTGGTCCTGGTGTCCTTAGAGTCATCTGACTTGAGAAAAACTATAATGCAGCAGGAAGGCAGCACCAGTGAGCATATGgtaaatagaaaaaatgagaCCGTGAATACTGTTTTCAGATATTACTGAGCTAATTCAGTACCTCTGGACAGTTCCCTTTAACTCAGACAGCTGGAATCTGCCTCCCTAGTCAGCAACTTTTCTATGTTAAAGCAGTGATAAATGTAGTCAGCGGTACTATCCCCCTTTAGTGATATTTACCACTTTCATATAtagaaaataaggcaaaaataCTGATGTCCCAGCTCTACTTCAAGAACCTGTTCCTCCTCTTAGAGCTTCCTCAAGCAAGAAGAGGAATATGTGCCCGAAAGCTAGCTCTGCCTCATAACTCTGGTGGATCCCTGACAACCCTGTTGTTCTGTATTGGGCTTTAGAATATTAAATATCAACCTGCAATATTCCTGCACATGTAATAGCTTTAGCTTAGGGGATAGTGATGGCTTCCACATACAGCCAGAATCTTCTAAGGTGGACTGCTTCAACCAGGGGATGATCTGTATCATCTGGC is from Globicephala melas chromosome 16, mGloMel1.2, whole genome shotgun sequence and encodes:
- the AP3M1 gene encoding AP-3 complex subunit mu-1 isoform X1; protein product: MIHSLFLINCSGDIFLEKHWKSVVSQSVCDYFFEAQEKAADVENVPPVISTPHHYLISIYRDKLFFVSVIQTEVPPLFVIEFLHRVADTFQDYFGECSEAAIKDNVVIVYELLEEMLDNGFPLATESNILKELIKPPTILRSVVNSITGSSNVGDTLPTGQLSNIPWRRAGVKYTNNEAYFDVVEEIDAIIDKSGSTVFAEIQGVIDACIKLSGMPDLSLSFMNPRLLDDVSFHPCIRFKRWESERVLSFIPPDGNFRLISYRVSSQNLVAIPVYVKHSISFKENSSCGRFDITIGPKQNMGKTIEGITVTVHMPKVVLNMNLTPTQGSYTFDPVTKVLTWDVGKITPQKLPSLKGLVNLQSGAPKPEENPSLNIQFKIQQLAISGLKVNRLDMYGEKYKPFKGVKYVTKAGKFQVRT
- the AP3M1 gene encoding AP-3 complex subunit mu-1 isoform X2, whose amino-acid sequence is MIHSLFLINCSGDIFLEKHWKSVVSQSVCDYFFEAQEKAADVENVPPVISTPHHYLISIYRDKLFFVSVIQTEVPPLFVIEFLHRVADTFQDYFGECSEAAIKDNVVIVYELLEEMLDNGFPLATESNILKELIKPPTILRSVVNSITGSTVFAEIQGVIDACIKLSGMPDLSLSFMNPRLLDDVSFHPCIRFKRWESERVLSFIPPDGNFRLISYRVSSQNLVAIPVYVKHSISFKENSSCGRFDITIGPKQNMGKTIEGITVTVHMPKVVLNMNLTPTQGSYTFDPVTKVLTWDVGKITPQKLPSLKGLVNLQSGAPKPEENPSLNIQFKIQQLAISGLKVNRLDMYGEKYKPFKGVKYVTKAGKFQVRT